The proteins below come from a single Lepidochelys kempii isolate rLepKem1 chromosome 20, rLepKem1.hap2, whole genome shotgun sequence genomic window:
- the RETN gene encoding resistin, producing MKAAVSLLLALLLPACHTEAQCTIDNVVDLKVQAAITSIVSATLAKAKLLCQDVSARGALVSCPAGYKPTGCACGMGCGSWDIRTDSTCHCQCAGIDWTAARCCKIGV from the exons ATGAAGGCTGCCGTGTCCCTGCTGCTCGCCCTCCTGTTGCCCGCGTGCCACACAGAGGCTCAGTGCACCATTGACAATGTGGTTGATCTGAAGGTGCAGGCAGCGATTACTTCCATAG TGTCCGCCACCCTGGCCAAAGCCAAGCTACTCTGCCAGGACGTCTCGGCGCGTGGGGCACTTGTCTCCTGCCCAGCAG gGTACAAGCCCACGGGCTGCGCCTGCGGAATGGGCTGCGGCTCCTGGGACATTCGCACCGACTCCACCTGCCACTGCCAGTGCGCCGGCATCGACTGGACGGCCGCACGCTGCTGCAAGATAGGGGTGTAG